A window of Rhodococcus sp. SGAir0479 contains these coding sequences:
- a CDS encoding M13 family metallopeptidase, whose amino-acid sequence MKSAARTWVSGIAVGVVAAAGLAGCATEAAPQAPQATTAAFDTSELDSATDVCADLYGFVNGKWLAQAQIPPDESSFGMFDVLRDRSLEAQRDIAERAAGDVPGEDPSSDRYKLGVLYRDALDENAIDAAGARPLERLLASVDAVTSRDDVVRFLIDDAVRGGGVLFRSFSERDHADASRLIAYVSPTGLGLPAENYYTDPSYAPIVDAYREYTATALELVGVEPGAAAEQARRALALEEELAEVSLSPEEQRDQSADYRLVTVEEANRTTPSFDWRAYFEAQSVRAETFSLPQPAYFEKVESLLASAPVEQWRAYLRAGLVRQYDNRLSKSFRDNAFRYDQLISGATEQQPRWKDAVADVNSAMEDAMGRLYVEQEFDESAKAQAEQLVQSVLAAVRTRIENVDWMSDETKQKALHKWSSILPRIGYPDRWRDLSGLDVTAGDYFGSLLAADTFNHEFDMSRVGTQADRSEWITSPQTVNAFYNPLDNSVNFPAAILQAPFFDATVDDALNYGGIGVVIGHEVTHGFDDEGSRFDGAGNQVDWWTPTDRAEFDSRTARLVDQFDAYTPIATRPDLHVNGRLTLGENIADLGGVNAAYDALQTVLATEPGSGEVVLEGYTPSQRFFLNFARIWRTAVREEALVTQLETDPHSPARERTNGTVPNTPGFAQSFGCGPGDPMVHSGDDLVVVW is encoded by the coding sequence GTGAAGTCTGCAGCGCGCACGTGGGTGTCGGGCATCGCAGTCGGTGTCGTGGCGGCGGCCGGGCTCGCCGGGTGTGCAACCGAGGCCGCCCCCCAGGCCCCACAGGCCACCACGGCCGCGTTCGACACCAGTGAACTCGACTCGGCGACCGACGTGTGCGCGGATCTGTACGGCTTCGTCAACGGCAAATGGCTCGCCCAGGCGCAGATCCCGCCGGACGAATCGAGCTTCGGGATGTTCGACGTCCTGCGGGACCGCAGTCTTGAAGCACAGCGCGACATCGCTGAACGCGCCGCCGGTGACGTCCCGGGCGAGGACCCGTCGTCGGACCGGTACAAGCTCGGCGTCCTGTACCGGGATGCGCTGGACGAGAACGCGATCGACGCCGCCGGTGCGCGGCCGCTGGAACGCCTGCTGGCGAGTGTCGACGCCGTCACCTCCCGGGACGACGTCGTCCGGTTCCTGATCGACGACGCGGTCCGCGGTGGCGGCGTGCTGTTCCGGTCCTTCAGCGAGCGTGATCACGCCGACGCCTCCCGGCTGATCGCCTATGTGTCGCCCACCGGACTGGGCCTGCCGGCCGAGAACTACTACACGGATCCGTCGTACGCCCCGATCGTCGACGCCTACCGTGAGTACACCGCCACCGCACTGGAATTGGTGGGGGTGGAGCCCGGAGCGGCCGCCGAGCAGGCGCGCCGAGCTCTCGCGCTGGAGGAAGAGCTCGCGGAAGTGTCGCTGTCGCCGGAGGAGCAACGTGATCAGTCGGCGGACTACCGGCTGGTGACGGTCGAGGAGGCGAACCGCACGACGCCGTCGTTCGACTGGCGCGCGTACTTCGAGGCGCAGTCGGTTCGTGCCGAGACCTTTTCGCTGCCGCAGCCGGCGTATTTCGAGAAGGTGGAGAGCCTGCTCGCGTCGGCCCCGGTCGAGCAGTGGCGGGCGTACCTGCGTGCCGGCCTCGTCCGACAGTACGACAACAGGCTGTCGAAGTCTTTCCGGGACAATGCTTTCCGGTACGACCAGCTCATCTCCGGTGCGACCGAACAGCAGCCCCGGTGGAAGGACGCGGTCGCGGACGTCAACTCCGCGATGGAGGACGCCATGGGCCGGTTGTACGTGGAGCAGGAGTTCGACGAATCGGCGAAGGCGCAGGCCGAGCAGCTGGTGCAGAGCGTGCTCGCCGCGGTGCGGACGCGTATCGAGAACGTCGACTGGATGAGCGACGAGACGAAGCAGAAGGCCCTCCACAAGTGGTCGTCGATCCTGCCACGGATCGGCTACCCGGATCGGTGGCGTGACCTGTCGGGTCTCGACGTGACGGCAGGGGACTACTTCGGCAGCCTCCTGGCCGCCGACACCTTCAACCACGAGTTCGACATGTCCCGCGTGGGAACGCAGGCGGACCGCTCCGAGTGGATCACGAGTCCGCAGACCGTTAACGCCTTCTACAACCCGCTCGACAACTCCGTCAACTTCCCGGCCGCGATCCTGCAGGCGCCGTTCTTCGACGCCACGGTGGACGACGCCTTGAACTACGGCGGGATCGGCGTCGTCATCGGGCACGAGGTGACCCACGGATTCGACGACGAGGGGAGCCGCTTCGACGGCGCGGGGAATCAGGTGGATTGGTGGACCCCGACCGATCGGGCCGAGTTCGACTCCCGGACCGCCAGGCTGGTGGACCAGTTCGACGCCTACACCCCGATCGCCACCCGGCCCGACCTGCACGTCAACGGGCGGCTGACACTCGGCGAGAACATCGCCGACCTCGGTGGAGTCAACGCCGCCTACGACGCCCTCCAGACGGTGCTCGCCACCGAGCCCGGATCCGGCGAGGTCGTCCTCGAGGGTTACACCCCGAGTCAGCGGTTCTTCCTCAACTTCGCACGGATCTGGCGGACGGCCGTACGCGAGGAGGCGTTGGTGACACAGCTCGAGACCGATCCGCATTCCCCGGCCCGGGAGCGCACCAACGGCACCGTGCCGAACACACCGGGCTTCGCGCAGTCCTTCGGCTGTGGTCCCGGAGACCCCATGGTGCACAGCGGCGACGATCTCGTCGTCGTGTGGTGA
- the meaB gene encoding methylmalonyl Co-A mutase-associated GTPase MeaB → MDLVALGDAILAGRRAEISKAITLVESTRTDHREQAQQLLLRLLPHAGNAIRVGITGVPGVGKSTTIEALGMHLISLGHKVAVLAVDPSSTRTGGSILGDKTRMQNLSVEPDAFIRPSPTSGTLGGVAKATRETMVLLEAAGYDVILVETVGVGQSEVTVANMVDTFTFLTLARTGDQLQGIKKGVLELADIVTVNKADGKHEAEARVAARELAGALRLIYPHDALWKPPVLTMSALENIGVDKFWDEVLRHRKVLGEAGALEQKRQQQQVDWTWSMVHDQLLRRLESNERVKKIRREVEDQLRSGTLTAALAANRILDAFDDAD, encoded by the coding sequence CTGGATCTGGTCGCGCTCGGTGACGCGATCCTGGCGGGCCGGCGGGCGGAGATCTCCAAGGCGATCACCCTCGTCGAGTCCACCCGGACCGATCACCGGGAGCAGGCGCAGCAGTTGCTGCTGCGCCTGCTCCCACACGCGGGCAACGCGATTCGGGTCGGGATCACCGGTGTTCCCGGCGTGGGCAAGTCCACGACGATCGAAGCCCTGGGGATGCACCTGATCTCGTTGGGGCACAAGGTTGCCGTGCTGGCGGTCGACCCGTCCTCGACCCGTACCGGTGGTTCCATCCTCGGTGACAAGACCCGGATGCAGAACCTGTCGGTGGAGCCCGACGCGTTCATCCGTCCGTCGCCGACGTCCGGCACCCTCGGCGGTGTCGCGAAGGCCACGCGCGAGACGATGGTGCTGCTCGAGGCCGCCGGCTACGACGTGATCCTCGTCGAGACCGTCGGCGTGGGGCAGTCGGAGGTGACGGTCGCGAACATGGTCGACACCTTCACGTTCCTCACCCTCGCCCGCACCGGTGACCAGCTGCAGGGCATCAAGAAGGGTGTGCTCGAACTCGCCGACATCGTCACCGTCAACAAGGCGGACGGCAAGCACGAGGCGGAGGCGCGGGTCGCGGCCCGGGAACTCGCCGGGGCGTTGCGGTTGATCTACCCGCACGACGCGCTGTGGAAGCCGCCGGTACTCACGATGAGTGCGCTCGAGAACATCGGCGTCGACAAGTTCTGGGACGAGGTGCTCCGGCACCGCAAGGTTCTGGGCGAGGCCGGTGCCCTCGAACAGAAGCGCCAACAGCAGCAGGTGGACTGGACCTGGTCGATGGTGCACGACCAGCTGCTGCGTCGGCTCGAGTCGAACGAGCGGGTCAAGAAGATCCGCCGCGAGGTCGAGGACCAGCTGCGGAGCGGAACACTCACCGCGGCGCTCGCGGCCAACCGCATCCTCGACGCCTTCGACGACGCGGACTAG
- a CDS encoding nucleoside hydrolase, whose translation METTSLIVDVDTGIDDSVALLYLLARDDADVVAILSTAGNVPTAQVAVNNLAWLELCGRTDIEVAVGADGPLSSPLRTTEDTHGPQGIGYAVLPHPTHRVSDRSAAQAWIDLTRERPGELVGLVTGPLTNLARAVRADPELPGRLRRLVVMGGAFEYPGNTTPVAEWNVSVDPEAAAEVFAAFSSVPQDRAPIVCGLDVTERIILRPEHLHRLGALTGSTPVETVGPDDDPSTRSTTSNPVVRHVSDALRFYFEFHRDHGQGFIAHLHDPFAAAVALDPGIARYRRATVDVETEGRITRGQTVADWNGLWGRPPNAWIATDTDPDEFLDDLIRRVAGLARLVGADRERTDR comes from the coding sequence CTGGAAACCACCTCACTCATCGTCGACGTCGACACCGGCATCGACGACTCGGTCGCGCTGCTCTATCTGCTCGCCCGCGACGACGCCGACGTCGTGGCGATCCTCTCGACGGCCGGCAACGTCCCGACGGCTCAGGTGGCGGTCAACAACCTGGCCTGGCTCGAACTGTGCGGGCGCACCGACATCGAGGTCGCCGTCGGCGCCGACGGCCCGCTCAGCAGTCCGCTGCGTACCACCGAGGACACGCACGGCCCACAGGGCATCGGCTACGCCGTGCTCCCGCATCCGACCCACCGCGTGTCGGACCGATCGGCTGCGCAGGCCTGGATCGACCTCACCCGCGAGCGTCCCGGCGAGTTGGTCGGGCTGGTGACGGGCCCGCTCACCAACCTGGCACGCGCAGTGCGCGCCGACCCCGAGCTCCCGGGGCGGCTGCGCCGACTGGTGGTGATGGGCGGCGCCTTCGAGTACCCCGGCAACACCACCCCCGTCGCGGAATGGAACGTCTCCGTCGACCCCGAGGCCGCCGCCGAGGTGTTCGCGGCCTTCTCCTCGGTGCCGCAGGACCGCGCCCCGATCGTGTGCGGCCTGGACGTGACCGAGCGAATCATCCTGCGGCCCGAGCACCTGCACCGCCTGGGGGCGTTGACCGGCAGCACACCCGTCGAGACCGTCGGCCCCGACGACGACCCGTCGACCCGATCGACGACGTCGAATCCGGTGGTGCGTCACGTGTCCGACGCTCTGCGCTTCTACTTCGAGTTCCACCGCGACCACGGGCAGGGGTTCATCGCCCACCTGCACGACCCGTTCGCGGCGGCGGTCGCGCTCGATCCCGGCATCGCCCGCTACCGACGGGCCACGGTGGACGTCGAGACCGAGGGCAGGATCACCCGCGGGCAGACCGTCGCCGACTGGAACGGTCTGTGGGGCCGACCGCCGAACGCCTGGATCGCCACCGACACCGATCCGGACGAGTTCCTCGACGACCTGATCCGGCGTGTCGCCGGGTTGGCCCGGCTCGTCGGCGCGGATCGGGAGCGGACCGACCGGTAG
- the ftsW gene encoding putative lipid II flippase FtsW, with translation MRAQPDTNPAGDRARTRPQDVPESSRREHEERTPGPDTAGTPARTRLGVWLSRPLFDFHVIVGVTALLVTVGLTMVLSSSSVESYVTSGSPYARFLPQAMYAVIGTVAFVAIVRTSTRTMRAVAPWLLGVSGVLLVLVLVPGIGVEQMGARSWFVVGGISFQPSELAKVALAVWCAHLLATYLASGSDVNAALRPLAVVSVIVMALVVLQRDLGTMITIGIILMSMLWFGAFRARYVAAISVTGVVASVVLGMTAGYRSDRIRAFMNPELDPQGLNYQTIQAKYALANGGLFGKGLGQSDAKWSYLPQSHNDFIFAVIGEELGFVGAALLIGLFVIVLLAGMRIAQRSTDPFLRILTAAATTWIVLQAFINIAYVVGLVPVTGLQLPLISAGGTSMITTMMMFGFIAHAALREPEALVSLHDGGGRWMRAVFGRPARPVTSRTARRPRAERPRAERARADAGRPTRLPTQAQQPRARERATQQQTRQRPTDHSHFRQRTAEARPYRRRTAEPGRSRTRGGPTVPR, from the coding sequence GTGAGAGCGCAGCCGGACACCAATCCGGCGGGGGACCGGGCTCGAACCCGTCCGCAGGACGTCCCGGAGTCTTCCCGCCGTGAGCACGAGGAGCGGACCCCGGGCCCCGACACGGCGGGGACACCCGCGAGAACGCGCCTGGGCGTGTGGCTTTCGCGGCCGCTGTTCGATTTCCACGTGATCGTCGGTGTGACCGCGCTGCTGGTGACCGTCGGACTGACGATGGTGTTGTCGTCGTCGAGCGTCGAGTCGTACGTGACCTCCGGGTCGCCGTACGCGCGGTTCCTGCCGCAGGCGATGTACGCGGTCATCGGAACCGTCGCCTTCGTCGCGATCGTGCGGACCAGCACTCGCACGATGCGCGCCGTCGCGCCGTGGCTCCTCGGTGTCTCGGGTGTGCTCCTGGTGCTCGTGCTCGTCCCCGGCATCGGTGTCGAGCAGATGGGCGCACGGAGCTGGTTCGTCGTGGGCGGGATCTCGTTCCAGCCGTCGGAGCTCGCTAAGGTCGCCCTCGCGGTCTGGTGCGCCCACCTTCTCGCGACCTACCTCGCGTCCGGGTCCGACGTGAACGCGGCACTTCGGCCCCTGGCCGTGGTGAGCGTGATCGTGATGGCTCTCGTCGTGCTCCAGCGTGACCTCGGCACCATGATCACGATCGGGATCATCCTGATGTCGATGTTGTGGTTCGGAGCGTTCCGCGCCCGCTACGTCGCCGCGATCTCGGTCACCGGCGTCGTGGCATCGGTCGTCCTCGGTATGACGGCCGGGTACCGGTCCGACCGCATTCGGGCGTTCATGAACCCGGAGCTGGACCCGCAGGGGTTGAACTACCAGACCATCCAGGCGAAGTATGCCCTCGCGAACGGTGGTCTGTTCGGCAAGGGGCTCGGGCAGTCGGACGCGAAGTGGAGCTACTTGCCGCAGTCGCACAACGACTTCATCTTCGCGGTCATCGGCGAGGAGTTGGGCTTCGTCGGTGCGGCGCTGCTGATCGGGCTCTTCGTGATCGTGCTGCTGGCGGGCATGCGCATCGCCCAGCGGTCCACCGACCCGTTCCTGCGGATCCTCACGGCCGCGGCGACCACGTGGATCGTGCTGCAGGCGTTCATCAACATCGCCTACGTGGTCGGCCTCGTCCCCGTCACCGGACTCCAGCTGCCGCTGATCTCCGCCGGCGGTACCTCGATGATCACCACGATGATGATGTTCGGTTTCATCGCCCACGCCGCGCTGCGGGAACCGGAGGCGCTGGTCTCGCTCCACGACGGTGGCGGACGCTGGATGCGAGCGGTGTTCGGGCGACCGGCCCGCCCCGTCACTTCGAGGACCGCACGCCGGCCCCGCGCCGAACGGCCCCGCGCCGAACGGGCCCGCGCCGACGCCGGACGGCCCACGCGGCTCCCCACCCAAGCGCAGCAACCGCGTGCCCGCGAGCGGGCGACACAGCAGCAGACCCGTCAGCGCCCCACCGATCACTCCCACTTCCGGCAGCGGACCGCCGAGGCGCGACCGTATCGTCGGCGCACGGCCGAACCCGGGAGATCCCGCACTCGGGGTGGGCCGACCGTTCCGCGGTAG
- a CDS encoding ScbR family autoregulator-binding transcription factor, giving the protein MAKQARAVATRQQIITGAARMFEQSGFEGASLGDIVDGAGTTKGALYFHFRSKDELAKVVIDEQHQTSISTVHEIAKTGAGALRQLVMLCHEMGRQIVHDPVVRAGLRLTLEFSGTVGPDQPYLDWIDSCRKLVDTGVEHGEISASVDSDTLARYIVGAFTGVQLVSQVLARREDLEQRIDEMWTYLLPSIATTRDAAELADIRASRWTPPESSTPTAESGS; this is encoded by the coding sequence GTGGCAAAACAAGCGCGCGCCGTGGCCACACGGCAGCAGATCATCACCGGGGCGGCTCGTATGTTCGAGCAATCCGGATTCGAAGGAGCCAGTCTGGGCGACATCGTCGACGGCGCCGGCACCACGAAGGGTGCACTCTACTTTCACTTCCGGTCGAAGGACGAGCTGGCGAAGGTCGTCATCGACGAGCAGCACCAGACGTCCATCAGCACCGTGCACGAGATCGCGAAGACCGGGGCCGGCGCCCTGCGACAACTCGTGATGCTCTGTCACGAGATGGGACGGCAGATCGTCCACGATCCCGTCGTACGCGCGGGACTCCGGTTGACCCTCGAATTCAGTGGCACCGTCGGACCGGATCAGCCGTACCTGGACTGGATCGACAGCTGCCGCAAGCTGGTCGACACGGGCGTCGAACACGGGGAGATCTCCGCGTCGGTGGACTCCGACACGCTGGCCCGCTACATCGTCGGCGCGTTCACGGGCGTCCAGCTCGTCTCGCAGGTGCTGGCGCGCCGGGAGGACCTGGAGCAGCGCATCGACGAGATGTGGACGTACCTGCTGCCGAGCATCGCGACGACACGCGACGCGGCGGAGCTCGCGGACATCCGCGCGTCCCGTTGGACTCCCCCCGAGTCCTCCACGCCCACAGCCGAATCCGGCAGCTGA